The following coding sequences lie in one Vibrio aerogenes genomic window:
- a CDS encoding DUF2589 domain-containing protein, which yields MASTHLAEQFSGLPMKALIGAPLKAATDANAMISQAQTQFLLTTCFEQVAENSKDLRPVMVTFQLSRQVLESDGQFSKQPVTMNIAIPLMTLIPISSLAVETLKISFNMEVKSSEELSSTTSSKQNRHQTQKNPDQDHLSHEFNVELYGTLTAQSGNTQKSAAGTNYEVTLEAGQLPLPRGVTTILDIFEKNLNPIPEKK from the coding sequence ATGGCCAGCACACACTTAGCAGAGCAATTTTCCGGGCTGCCAATGAAAGCTTTAATTGGCGCACCACTGAAAGCCGCAACCGATGCCAATGCGATGATTTCACAGGCACAAACACAGTTTTTACTCACAACCTGCTTTGAGCAGGTCGCAGAAAACAGCAAGGATCTTCGCCCGGTGATGGTGACGTTTCAGCTCTCACGACAAGTCCTGGAGAGTGATGGTCAGTTCAGCAAACAACCGGTCACGATGAATATAGCCATCCCGCTGATGACATTGATCCCCATCAGTTCACTGGCCGTTGAAACCCTGAAGATTTCTTTTAATATGGAGGTGAAAAGCTCAGAGGAACTGAGCAGCACAACCTCATCAAAACAGAATCGGCACCAGACACAAAAAAATCCGGATCAAGATCATTTGTCTCACGAGTTCAATGTCGAACTTTACGGCACATTAACCGCTCAGTCCGGCAACACACAAAAGTCCGCGGCGGGCACCAACTATGAAGTCACCCTTGAAGCCGGGCAACTCCCGTTACCACGGGGGGTGACGACGATTCTGGATATTTTTGAAAAGAACCTCAATCCCATTCCTGAAAAAAAGTAA
- a CDS encoding RebB family R body protein, with product MTVRARSNVQQQTKTLAVTAGESEPAILTFQPLHPFDTAKVGIDLQGDLGASNEYLDLYINGMKAGAITTGNHQQVFQHVLDKDISALVQSGQPIVIQFQPTRYVNRLWSYAWKALVTLSLESAPQLSDETFTEFLSPAMACANVMTLSSQSLSASSQNLASGQQQTAMLQHTSNALGIQSIMDIGSATTFAVSSGIIEAELYR from the coding sequence ATGACAGTCAGAGCCCGCAGTAATGTACAACAACAAACGAAAACACTGGCGGTGACCGCCGGAGAAAGTGAACCTGCAATCCTGACCTTTCAGCCATTGCATCCATTTGATACCGCTAAAGTCGGGATTGATTTGCAAGGAGACTTAGGTGCATCCAATGAGTATCTTGATTTATATATCAATGGTATGAAAGCAGGCGCGATCACCACCGGTAATCATCAGCAGGTCTTTCAACATGTGCTGGATAAGGATATTTCTGCTTTGGTGCAATCCGGCCAGCCCATCGTAATTCAGTTTCAGCCGACCCGCTATGTCAACCGTTTGTGGTCTTATGCCTGGAAAGCACTGGTCACTTTATCTCTTGAATCTGCGCCGCAGTTATCTGACGAAACTTTTACTGAATTTCTTTCTCCGGCGATGGCTTGTGCCAATGTGATGACGCTGAGCAGTCAGTCTTTATCAGCCTCCAGCCAGAACCTTGCTTCCGGGCAGCAACAGACAGCAATGTTGCAACACACTTCTAACGCACTGGGAATTCAGTCGATTATGGATATTGGCAGTGCGACAACTTTTGCCGTCAGCAGCGGGATCATCGAAGCTGAGTTGTACCGATAA
- a CDS encoding DUF2589 domain-containing protein, with protein MIEFQALMRAIHRGAKDAAKSVEGETIDFIRRFFDEVPADEGPDDRVPCDHCHAEEHSAPTLRPKTCAMQFPGRSADGVETVTVKVPLLALVPVSSPRITEVKFSAELEISTDHDDKLIVSFPQAKKGNLLSSKSPVHTPPKSGNAHIEITLTGHEPPDGLKKLIEGYERALRSQIPG; from the coding sequence ATGATTGAATTTCAAGCTTTAATGCGCGCCATACACCGTGGCGCCAAAGACGCAGCCAAGTCAGTCGAAGGGGAAACCATCGATTTTATCCGGCGCTTCTTCGACGAAGTCCCTGCCGATGAAGGCCCTGACGATCGGGTGCCATGTGATCATTGCCACGCAGAGGAGCACAGCGCACCAACGCTCAGGCCCAAAACGTGTGCCATGCAGTTTCCGGGGCGCTCAGCCGATGGCGTGGAAACCGTCACGGTCAAGGTGCCGTTACTGGCACTGGTTCCGGTGTCGTCTCCCCGGATTACCGAAGTAAAATTCTCTGCTGAACTGGAAATCAGTACAGATCATGACGACAAGCTCATCGTCTCTTTCCCGCAAGCAAAGAAAGGCAACCTGCTGAGTTCAAAATCGCCTGTGCACACCCCACCGAAATCCGGGAATGCGCACATCGAAATCACCCTGACCGGGCACGAGCCCCCCGATGGGCTGAAAAAGCTGATCGAAGGCTATGAGCGGGCCCTCCGATCACAGATTCCGGGCTAA
- a CDS encoding FG-GAP repeat domain-containing protein: protein MQKKLLTTLGLTVLTSSALAADAPAWTSSLWLNSFGYNAGGWRVDQHPRVLADVNGDGLADVVGFAHSGVVVATSTGSGFSTPSTWVESFGYKAGGWRIGVHPRMLADVNGDGLADVVGFASDGVYVSTSTSTGFSAPQLWVTSYGYKAGGWRVDLHPRMMADVNGDGKADVVGFATDGVYVSLSTGNSFKAPVLWVNDYGYAAGGWRVGKDPRMMADVNGDGKADVVGFGGAGVYVSLSTGTSFSAPSLWVNAFGYNAGQWRVEKHPRMMADVNGDGRADVVGFGNAGVYVSLSTGSGFSQPSKWVSQYGYDAGQWRVEKHPRMMADVNGDGKADIVGFADDGAYYSLSQKTSFAAPVHAIKQFGYNEEGWRIDKHPRMMADIDGDGKADIVGFANNGVHVSLSPLAK, encoded by the coding sequence ATGCAGAAAAAACTATTGACGACGCTGGGCTTAACCGTGCTGACCAGCTCAGCCCTGGCCGCAGATGCCCCCGCATGGACATCATCTTTGTGGCTGAACAGCTTTGGTTACAATGCTGGTGGCTGGCGGGTTGATCAACATCCGAGAGTTCTGGCAGATGTCAACGGTGACGGGCTGGCTGATGTGGTTGGTTTTGCCCACAGTGGTGTTGTTGTCGCAACCTCAACCGGCTCTGGTTTCAGTACCCCTTCTACCTGGGTCGAAAGTTTTGGCTATAAAGCCGGTGGCTGGCGCATCGGTGTTCACCCAAGGATGCTGGCTGATGTCAATGGTGACGGGCTGGCCGATGTGGTTGGATTTGCCAGTGACGGGGTGTACGTTTCAACATCGACCAGTACAGGGTTCAGCGCACCACAGCTTTGGGTGACAAGCTATGGCTATAAGGCCGGTGGCTGGCGGGTTGACCTTCATCCAAGAATGATGGCTGATGTCAACGGAGACGGCAAAGCTGATGTGGTCGGTTTTGCCACCGATGGCGTGTATGTTTCGCTATCAACCGGAAACAGCTTTAAAGCACCAGTGCTGTGGGTCAATGACTATGGTTATGCCGCAGGTGGCTGGCGGGTTGGTAAAGATCCGAGAATGATGGCTGATGTCAACGGTGATGGTAAAGCAGATGTGGTCGGATTTGGCGGCGCTGGTGTGTATGTTTCCCTCTCTACCGGCACCAGTTTCAGTGCACCGTCATTATGGGTCAATGCTTTTGGCTATAATGCCGGTCAGTGGCGGGTTGAAAAACATCCCAGAATGATGGCCGATGTCAATGGTGATGGCAGAGCCGATGTGGTCGGATTCGGCAATGCCGGGGTGTATGTTTCTCTGTCAACCGGCAGCGGATTTTCGCAGCCATCCAAATGGGTGAGTCAATATGGTTACGATGCCGGTCAGTGGCGGGTTGAAAAACATCCGAGAATGATGGCCGACGTCAACGGAGACGGCAAAGCCGATATCGTTGGTTTTGCTGACGATGGCGCCTATTATTCTCTGTCACAAAAAACCAGCTTTGCCGCGCCTGTTCATGCGATCAAACAATTTGGCTATAACGAAGAGGGCTGGAGAATCGATAAACATCCACGAATGATGGCGGATATCGATGGCGACGGCAAAGCCGATATTGTCGGTTTCGCCAATAATGGTGTTCATGTGTCTTTATCGCCGCTGGCGAAATAG
- a CDS encoding DUF2589 domain-containing protein → MSGLASMAQQFSGLPMKSLIGAPLKAATDANGMMARNQTQFLLSTCFDKKNDKLEPIMIDFNITRSVLNQDGSEGSPPTASVKFSLPLMTIIPLNSLAVDDVKVHFEMEVKSSTSTDNESSHEQETAAKADITAKYNAGLFSVEVHGSVSHNSKSTSSQKEHYEASNQAKYEVDVHAGQLPLPTGVTTIISAFTRNIDPIMLKGGDQQTKNP, encoded by the coding sequence ATGTCCGGATTAGCATCCATGGCACAACAGTTTAGTGGTTTACCGATGAAATCGCTGATCGGTGCGCCACTGAAGGCAGCAACCGACGCAAACGGGATGATGGCGCGCAACCAGACGCAGTTTCTGTTAAGTACCTGCTTTGATAAAAAAAACGATAAATTAGAGCCGATTATGATCGATTTCAACATTACCCGATCCGTGCTCAATCAGGATGGCAGCGAAGGTTCACCGCCAACGGCAAGCGTCAAATTCAGTCTGCCGCTGATGACCATTATTCCGCTGAACTCTCTGGCAGTTGACGATGTCAAAGTCCACTTCGAAATGGAAGTGAAAAGTTCCACCTCCACAGACAATGAATCCAGTCATGAGCAGGAAACCGCTGCAAAAGCGGACATCACCGCCAAATATAATGCCGGGTTGTTCTCCGTTGAAGTCCATGGTTCCGTGTCACACAACAGCAAATCCACCTCATCCCAGAAAGAGCACTACGAAGCGTCGAATCAGGCTAAATATGAAGTGGATGTCCACGCCGGACAACTACCGCTGCCCACCGGCGTGACCACGATTATCAGTGCCTTTACCCGCAATATAGATCCAATCATGCTCAAAGGCGGCGACCAGCAAACCAAAAACCCTTAG
- a CDS encoding HEPN domain-containing protein, whose translation MKKSLDHLPESNQHQIRQVANIIRNEVDELVRQRAGKQPLFKVQKIILFGSYARQPDAHGRTPWVYDPANGYLSDYDILVVVNHQALVDDHRLWHLVDDKIQRLIPDIPVGVIVHTLNEVNNWLSQGLYFFKDIREQGIELFSEGTRELARPGHLTDEEKRAISQKHFDIWFKKAEDNFIVYDLVRQHPQLDVAKAAFELHQATEALLACTLLTCTNYLPKVHDPIKLKSFCAQQDPRFADLFPMETKFHRRSMQRLKRAYVEGRYSDHYEITEEELTYLAGEVVKLKALVEVVCLARLGKG comes from the coding sequence ATGAAAAAATCACTCGACCACCTTCCTGAATCCAACCAGCATCAAATCCGGCAGGTGGCGAATATCATTCGTAATGAAGTCGATGAACTGGTCAGGCAGCGGGCCGGGAAGCAGCCTTTGTTCAAAGTTCAGAAAATCATCCTGTTTGGCAGTTATGCCCGTCAGCCGGATGCGCATGGGCGAACGCCCTGGGTTTATGACCCGGCCAATGGCTATCTGAGTGATTACGATATTCTGGTGGTCGTCAATCATCAGGCACTTGTCGATGACCACCGCTTATGGCATCTGGTCGATGACAAAATTCAGCGCCTGATACCGGATATTCCCGTCGGCGTGATTGTGCATACCTTAAATGAAGTCAACAACTGGCTGAGTCAGGGGTTGTATTTCTTTAAAGATATCCGCGAGCAAGGGATTGAATTGTTTAGTGAAGGCACCCGCGAACTGGCACGGCCGGGCCATCTGACTGATGAAGAAAAACGCGCCATCTCGCAAAAGCATTTTGATATCTGGTTTAAGAAAGCCGAAGATAATTTCATTGTTTACGATCTGGTTCGCCAACATCCACAGCTGGATGTTGCAAAAGCAGCCTTCGAACTGCATCAAGCCACGGAAGCCCTGCTTGCCTGCACACTCCTGACCTGCACAAACTACCTGCCCAAAGTACATGACCCAATCAAACTCAAAAGCTTCTGCGCCCAGCAGGATCCGCGCTTTGCCGATCTGTTCCCGATGGAAACAAAATTCCACCGCCGCAGTATGCAGCGCCTTAAACGTGCTTATGTGGAAGGCCGTTATTCCGATCATTACGAGATTACCGAAGAAGAACTGACTTATCTGGCCGGAGAAGTAGTGAAATTAAAGGCATTAGTGGAAGTGGTTTGTTTGGCGCGGTTGGGTAAGGGTTGA
- a CDS encoding eCIS core domain-containing protein, whose amino-acid sequence MTQYAMQPQRSAVGYPLPSRLRRGMEKITGMNLQPVRVFYNSPKPAQVHAHAYAQGLDIYLAPGQVHHLPHELGHIIQQAKGMVQPTTQVNGVDVNDDPQLEGHATALGEAAVRVGY is encoded by the coding sequence ATGACTCAATATGCAATGCAGCCACAGCGTTCAGCGGTGGGCTATCCGCTTCCTTCGCGTTTAAGGCGGGGCATGGAAAAAATTACCGGGATGAATTTGCAGCCGGTGCGGGTGTTTTATAACTCACCCAAACCGGCGCAGGTTCATGCACACGCTTATGCGCAGGGGCTGGATATTTATCTGGCACCGGGGCAGGTGCATCATCTGCCCCACGAGCTGGGGCATATTATTCAGCAGGCCAAAGGCATGGTGCAACCGACCACTCAGGTCAATGGGGTCGACGTGAATGACGATCCGCAGCTGGAAGGCCATGCCACGGCGCTGGGGGAAGCAGCGGTGCGGGTGGGGTATTGA
- a CDS encoding glycosyltransferase — protein MYDATVIVAFYNNVDALRCIIRALEKQPEHFEIMIADDGSTQENVDLVKALIANSHKKITHVWQEDKGFRKNRLLNKCIHAAQSPYMIFLDGDCIPQEHFVFDHLKNKEEHTFLNGRRVNIHADVKHDLYRDANPHRFFVSNMIRLFVRYLIGYGKHIEKGVRITASWLASYINRRERGLLGCNFSAWKADLIAINGFDNRYETPGTGEDTDLEFRLLGAGMKKKNILHQAVVLHIMHPRLKLGPESGLIFSETRKHNQIIATDGYAQAYQKD, from the coding sequence ATGTATGATGCCACTGTCATTGTCGCCTTTTATAACAATGTCGATGCGTTAAGATGTATTATCCGTGCGCTTGAGAAACAACCTGAACACTTCGAAATCATGATTGCTGATGACGGCTCGACTCAGGAGAATGTCGATTTGGTGAAAGCCCTCATCGCCAACAGTCACAAAAAAATAACCCATGTCTGGCAGGAAGATAAAGGATTCAGGAAAAACCGGCTGCTGAATAAATGTATTCACGCTGCACAGAGCCCTTATATGATTTTTCTGGATGGCGATTGTATTCCTCAGGAACACTTTGTTTTTGATCACCTGAAAAACAAAGAGGAACATACCTTCCTGAATGGCCGGCGGGTGAACATCCACGCGGATGTTAAACATGATCTGTACCGGGATGCCAACCCACACCGTTTTTTTGTCTCCAATATGATCCGGCTGTTTGTCCGGTATCTGATCGGCTATGGCAAGCATATTGAAAAAGGCGTCCGGATCACGGCCTCATGGCTGGCAAGTTACATCAATCGTCGTGAAAGAGGATTATTAGGATGTAATTTTTCAGCCTGGAAAGCCGACTTAATCGCGATTAACGGATTCGATAACAGATACGAGACACCCGGCACAGGTGAAGATACCGATCTCGAATTTCGGTTATTGGGCGCAGGCATGAAGAAGAAGAACATTCTTCATCAGGCAGTGGTCCTTCATATTATGCACCCCCGGTTGAAACTCGGACCGGAATCCGGGCTGATTTTCTCAGAAACACGCAAACACAATCAAATCATCGCCACGGATGGCTACGCGCAGGCATACCAAAAGGATTAA
- the ahpC gene encoding alkyl hydroperoxide reductase subunit C: MINTKIKPFSATAFKQGEFVEVTEQDVLGKWAVFFFYPADFTFVCPTELGDLADQYEELQKRGVEVYSVSTDTHFTHKAWHDSSDTIGKINYFMLGDQNGNITNNFGVMREGQGLADRATFLIDPEGVIQAMEITAEGIGRDADDLLRKVKAAQYVAAHPGEVCPAKWKEGEETLAPSLDLVGKI, from the coding sequence ATGATTAACACCAAAATCAAACCATTTAGCGCAACAGCATTCAAACAAGGTGAATTCGTTGAAGTGACAGAACAAGATGTTCTGGGTAAATGGGCAGTATTCTTCTTCTATCCAGCGGACTTTACCTTTGTTTGTCCGACAGAGCTGGGTGACCTGGCTGACCAGTACGAAGAGCTGCAAAAGCGTGGTGTTGAAGTGTATTCAGTCTCAACTGACACACATTTCACGCACAAAGCATGGCACGATAGTTCAGATACAATTGGCAAAATCAACTACTTCATGCTGGGCGACCAGAACGGCAACATCACAAACAACTTTGGTGTGATGCGTGAAGGTCAGGGCCTTGCTGACCGTGCGACATTCCTGATTGACCCTGAAGGTGTCATTCAGGCAATGGAAATCACTGCTGAAGGTATCGGCCGTGATGCAGACGACCTGCTGCGCAAAGTAAAAGCGGCTCAGTACGTTGCAGCTCACCCAGGTGAAGTTTGCCCGGCGAAATGGAAAGAAGGCGAAGAAACACTGGCACCTTCTCTGGACCTTGTCGGTAAAATCTAA
- a CDS encoding glycosyl hydrolase family 18 protein, which produces MSKQSVVGYFNGSVTQQEIETKAKDYDVVIFAFWVSPQEGASGAAASAAGNPALIDYVKQQGKRCLLSVGGSTFKPQTDDLSSAQAFGTGAAEFALQHGFDGVDFDIENIQLNSTSLAWLAKATNACLSVSGAENLSISHAPQGPYFTGPGGYAALESATQGRIDAYYIQYYNQGTWAYQSYENYDSMFATTYNDSGRDYANPTSITSISQQQGIPAEKLYVGKPVSTKDLDGTGYLSPEDLTAILKQAKAAGIGFGGIMGWCIDSDTDGSWGAAMKAALQD; this is translated from the coding sequence ATGAGTAAACAAAGCGTCGTTGGCTACTTTAATGGTAGCGTCACACAACAAGAGATCGAAACGAAAGCGAAAGATTATGATGTGGTGATTTTTGCTTTCTGGGTCAGCCCGCAAGAAGGGGCTTCTGGCGCCGCAGCTTCTGCGGCGGGGAATCCGGCTCTGATCGATTATGTCAAACAGCAGGGCAAACGTTGTCTGCTGAGTGTCGGTGGTTCGACATTCAAACCCCAAACTGATGATTTAAGCAGTGCACAGGCATTCGGGACAGGCGCCGCCGAGTTTGCCCTGCAACATGGTTTTGACGGGGTCGATTTTGATATTGAAAATATTCAGCTGAACTCAACGTCACTGGCATGGCTGGCAAAAGCAACCAATGCCTGTCTGAGTGTGTCAGGGGCTGAAAATCTGAGTATCTCCCATGCACCACAGGGCCCTTACTTCACCGGACCAGGCGGATATGCTGCGCTCGAGTCGGCAACACAAGGCCGGATTGATGCGTATTATATTCAGTACTACAACCAGGGCACCTGGGCTTATCAAAGTTATGAGAATTATGATTCGATGTTTGCGACAACCTACAATGACAGTGGCCGGGATTATGCCAACCCGACGTCGATCACCAGCATCAGTCAGCAGCAGGGGATTCCGGCAGAAAAACTGTATGTCGGTAAACCTGTTTCAACGAAAGATCTGGATGGAACCGGGTATCTGTCGCCGGAAGATCTGACGGCGATTCTGAAACAGGCGAAAGCAGCGGGCATTGGTTTTGGCGGTATCATGGGCTGGTGTATTGACAGCGATACAGACGGGTCGTGGGGCGCTGCGATGAAAGCGGCACTACAGGATTAA
- a CDS encoding cyanobactin maturation protease PatG family protein has protein sequence MSVPEQSPEISSPQDGAPAITPQVNAPAPATPGVSESSPVQSSMVQKAAVDEVAVAAETPVTAPEPPAPVIPAPPVPQPVYVAGKLRVVFPDKGLEKECEAAAQEISSQTGKTVAPYDYGTIFGYQTDPSQQNGAYSSRKTKPYRYIAEQINWVLSVDEQDVYLVRPNSVVELNEFIDYLATVEQSDGQLPHLLCVLIGEQQGTAQSDNLDQSLLPVIHCRHIFAFNADPQTIKDKIDHTGENTTTTAITNLLELMETRKNLGNSDFLRAKNFLTFRYPEIYQIQSDASGSRLSSGSHSQGDAAFLLNIQIEYAPSTSNQTLVNVIFHYQKAVSGRLFSYYASVDVTGLFPYLNTPLTDYIPAQP, from the coding sequence ATGTCTGTCCCAGAACAATCACCAGAAATCAGCAGCCCACAGGATGGTGCACCGGCGATCACACCGCAGGTTAACGCGCCTGCACCAGCAACACCGGGGGTGAGTGAATCTTCACCGGTACAGTCTTCCATGGTACAAAAGGCCGCCGTCGATGAAGTCGCAGTTGCCGCAGAAACCCCCGTCACCGCACCCGAGCCACCTGCGCCGGTTATCCCGGCGCCACCAGTGCCTCAGCCGGTTTACGTGGCAGGCAAACTACGGGTGGTATTTCCCGATAAAGGTTTGGAAAAAGAGTGTGAAGCCGCCGCACAGGAGATTTCATCGCAAACCGGAAAAACCGTCGCCCCTTACGATTACGGCACTATTTTTGGCTACCAAACCGACCCCAGTCAGCAAAACGGTGCTTATTCGTCACGTAAAACCAAGCCCTACCGCTATATTGCCGAGCAGATCAACTGGGTCCTCTCGGTCGATGAACAGGATGTCTACTTAGTCCGGCCCAACAGTGTGGTCGAGTTAAATGAATTCATTGATTATCTTGCCACCGTCGAGCAGAGCGACGGACAGCTGCCTCATTTGTTGTGTGTCCTGATTGGTGAGCAGCAAGGGACGGCGCAGAGTGATAACCTGGATCAGTCGCTATTGCCGGTGATCCATTGTCGTCACATCTTTGCGTTTAATGCCGACCCGCAGACGATCAAAGATAAAATCGACCATACCGGAGAAAATACCACCACAACCGCGATTACCAATCTGCTGGAACTGATGGAGACCCGCAAAAATCTGGGCAACAGTGATTTTCTCCGGGCCAAAAATTTCCTCACCTTCCGTTACCCCGAAATCTACCAGATTCAATCGGATGCGTCGGGCTCCCGGCTCAGCAGTGGCAGTCATTCACAGGGAGATGCGGCATTTTTGCTGAATATTCAGATCGAATACGCACCGTCGACCAGCAATCAAACGCTGGTCAATGTCATCTTTCACTATCAGAAAGCCGTCAGCGGCCGACTGTTCAGTTATTACGCCTCTGTTGATGTCACCGGCTTGTTTCCCTATCTGAACACCCCACTGACAGATTATATTCCAGCCCAGCCATAA
- the ahpF gene encoding alkyl hydroperoxide reductase subunit F: MLDQTIQQQLKQYLTNLKEDIRLVVSLDESKASDDVQSLASQIAQLSDRITVVRDDHASDRKPVMSIQNPEKGTSLRFAGLPMGHEFTSLVLALLHSGGHPMKLEDDQIKQIAALDKTLDVEVFISLSCQNCPDVVQAFNMMAAINPKIKATMIDGALFQDEVKQRDIMAVPSVFVNGELFGQGRMSLTEILNKVDDSASEKAAKALNEKDPYDVLVVGGGPGGSAAALYAARKGIRTGVVAKRFGGQVMDTMAIENFISVKRTEGPKLAADLGEHLKEYDVDVVTEQQAEKLMSSAHTEDGLIHVQLASGAVLKSQSVILSPGARWREMNVPGEQEYRNKGVAYCPHCDGPLFKGKRTAVIGGGNSGIEAAIDLAGIVEHVTVLEFADVLRADQVLIDKANSLPNIDIITMAQTTEVVGDGKRVTSLQYKDRNTDEIKTLILSGIFVQIGLVPNTEWLKDSEVKLSPRGEIEVGSHGETSLEGVFAAGDATTVPYKQIIIAMGEGAKASLGAFDYLIRKQG; this comes from the coding sequence ATGCTAGACCAAACGATTCAACAACAACTCAAACAATATCTGACCAATTTAAAAGAAGATATTCGTCTGGTGGTGAGCCTGGACGAAAGCAAAGCATCGGACGATGTTCAGTCTCTTGCCAGCCAGATTGCGCAATTAAGTGACCGTATTACGGTTGTGCGTGATGATCATGCAAGTGATCGTAAACCGGTGATGTCCATTCAAAACCCGGAGAAAGGTACATCTCTGCGGTTTGCCGGCCTGCCGATGGGGCACGAGTTTACTTCTCTTGTTCTGGCACTGCTTCATTCCGGCGGACACCCAATGAAGCTCGAAGATGACCAGATTAAACAGATTGCCGCGTTAGATAAAACACTTGATGTTGAAGTCTTTATTTCTCTGTCATGTCAGAACTGTCCGGATGTGGTTCAGGCATTCAACATGATGGCGGCAATTAATCCGAAAATTAAAGCCACTATGATTGACGGCGCTCTGTTTCAGGATGAAGTAAAACAGCGCGATATCATGGCGGTTCCCAGTGTTTTTGTGAATGGTGAGCTGTTTGGTCAGGGGCGGATGTCTCTGACAGAAATCCTCAATAAAGTCGATGACAGCGCCAGTGAAAAAGCAGCAAAAGCACTGAATGAAAAAGATCCTTATGACGTTCTTGTCGTCGGTGGAGGCCCGGGTGGCAGTGCTGCAGCTTTATACGCAGCCCGGAAAGGCATCCGCACCGGTGTGGTGGCAAAACGCTTTGGCGGACAGGTCATGGATACCATGGCGATTGAGAATTTCATCTCTGTGAAACGCACCGAAGGACCAAAGTTAGCGGCGGATCTTGGCGAACACCTCAAAGAGTACGATGTCGACGTCGTGACCGAGCAACAGGCTGAAAAGCTGATGAGTAGCGCACATACGGAAGATGGTCTGATTCATGTTCAGCTGGCAAGCGGTGCCGTGCTGAAAAGTCAGAGTGTGATTCTGAGCCCCGGTGCCCGCTGGCGTGAAATGAATGTGCCCGGTGAACAGGAATACCGCAATAAAGGCGTGGCATACTGCCCACACTGTGACGGTCCGCTATTTAAAGGTAAACGGACTGCCGTGATTGGCGGTGGTAACTCAGGCATTGAAGCGGCGATTGATTTAGCCGGTATTGTTGAGCATGTGACCGTGCTTGAATTTGCTGATGTGCTGCGCGCTGATCAGGTCTTGATTGATAAGGCGAACTCATTGCCGAACATTGACATTATTACGATGGCACAAACCACGGAAGTGGTGGGTGATGGCAAGCGTGTCACCAGTCTTCAATACAAAGACCGCAACACCGATGAAATTAAAACGTTGATCCTGTCAGGTATCTTCGTCCAGATTGGTCTTGTTCCGAATACGGAATGGCTGAAAGATTCTGAAGTGAAACTTTCTCCACGCGGCGAGATTGAAGTCGGCAGCCATGGTGAAACCAGCCTTGAAGGCGTATTCGCTGCGGGAGATGCCACAACGGTCCCTTATAAACAGATTATCATTGCGATGGGTGAGGGGGCAAAAGCCAGCTTAGGGGCATTCGATTACCTGATTCGTAAGCAGGGATAA